The following coding sequences lie in one Klebsiella huaxiensis genomic window:
- a CDS encoding YhcH/YjgK/YiaL family protein, translating to MIVGNLDALPLAGLPPALWQILSHPDASLQALSAMEDGRWQPEGCGWFCNIGEAHTQPAAQRHSEYHHQWADIQVMLSGCEVINAGMQAVACDGDEERKPDLFIAHDCQHPVTITLHAGDFAVFLPGEPHQALCAPGAPATVRKAVFKVPREMLEG from the coding sequence ATGATCGTCGGAAATCTTGACGCCCTGCCGCTGGCAGGGCTTCCCCCCGCGCTGTGGCAAATATTGTCGCACCCGGACGCTTCGCTACAGGCGCTAAGCGCCATGGAAGACGGACGCTGGCAACCGGAGGGTTGCGGCTGGTTTTGCAATATCGGCGAGGCGCATACCCAACCTGCCGCACAGCGCCACAGCGAATATCACCATCAATGGGCAGATATTCAGGTGATGCTGTCAGGCTGCGAGGTGATTAACGCGGGAATGCAGGCTGTCGCATGCGATGGCGATGAAGAGCGCAAACCGGATCTGTTTATCGCTCATGATTGCCAACATCCGGTAACCATCACCCTGCACGCCGGTGATTTTGCGGTCTTCCTGCCCGGAGAACCCCATCAGGCGTTGTGCGCACCAGGCGCTCCGGCAACGGTGCGAAAAGCGGTCTTTAAGGTGCCGCGCGAGATGCTGGAAGGGTAA
- a CDS encoding sialidase family protein, whose translation MSVVTAIRDGMICQHEQDARVETAMLPSSCPQNHAANLLPLPDGSLMCVWFGGTQEGVADISVWGSRLLPASRQWSDAVKLSTDASRSEQNPVLFLAPDNVLWLLWTAQISGNQDTAIVRYRQSTDLGQTWGEIATLLDKPGTFIRQPITVLENGNWLLPVFYCRTQPGEKWVGNDDISAVKISSDQGKTWRDVDVPQSLGCVHMNITALPGGTLVALFRSRWADNIYYSQSVDNGESWSVPEPTELPNNNSSIQVTTLASGELALVFNHKSAAGALERRVSLYDEIDDGDNSRKEPEVINGRTAFWGAPRAPMTVAISADGGKTWPWQRNLDEGDGYCMTNNSLDKRNREFSYPSIKQGADGSLHIAYTWFRQAIKYVHVSPQWVKESAR comes from the coding sequence ATGTCTGTAGTAACCGCAATTCGCGACGGGATGATTTGTCAGCATGAACAAGATGCGCGTGTGGAAACCGCGATGCTGCCGTCATCTTGCCCGCAAAACCATGCAGCTAATCTGCTGCCGCTGCCGGACGGCTCGCTGATGTGCGTGTGGTTTGGCGGTACCCAGGAAGGCGTTGCCGATATCTCCGTTTGGGGCTCGCGCCTGCTCCCGGCAAGCCGTCAATGGAGCGATGCAGTGAAACTGTCCACTGATGCCAGCCGCTCCGAGCAGAACCCAGTGCTGTTTCTGGCCCCGGATAACGTGCTGTGGCTGCTGTGGACCGCGCAGATCTCTGGCAACCAGGACACCGCCATCGTGCGCTACCGCCAGTCGACCGACCTGGGCCAGACCTGGGGCGAGATTGCCACCCTGCTCGACAAACCCGGCACCTTTATTCGCCAGCCGATCACGGTGCTGGAGAACGGTAACTGGCTGCTGCCGGTGTTTTATTGCCGCACTCAGCCGGGGGAAAAATGGGTTGGCAACGATGATATCAGCGCCGTCAAAATTTCCTCCGACCAGGGCAAAACCTGGCGCGACGTCGACGTACCGCAAAGCCTCGGCTGCGTGCATATGAATATCACCGCCCTGCCAGGCGGCACGCTTGTCGCACTATTCCGCAGCCGCTGGGCCGACAATATCTACTACAGCCAGTCGGTAGATAATGGCGAAAGCTGGTCAGTACCGGAACCCACTGAACTGCCGAATAACAACTCCTCGATCCAGGTGACTACCCTTGCCAGCGGCGAACTGGCACTGGTGTTTAACCACAAGAGCGCAGCCGGTGCCCTGGAACGTCGTGTGTCGCTTTACGATGAAATCGACGATGGCGATAACAGCCGCAAAGAGCCAGAAGTCATCAATGGTCGCACCGCTTTCTGGGGCGCACCGCGTGCGCCAATGACCGTCGCTATTTCCGCCGATGGCGGTAAAACCTGGCCGTGGCAGCGTAATCTCGACGAAGGCGACGGTTACTGCATGACCAACAACTCGCTGGATAAACGTAACCGCGAGTTCTCCTACCCGAGCATTAAACAAGGCGCGGACGGTTCTCTGCACATTGCCTACACCTGGTTCCGCCAGGCGATTAAATACGTGCACGTTTCCCCGCAATGGGTGAAGGAGTCAGCCCGATGA